From one Bacteroides fragilis NCTC 9343 genomic stretch:
- a CDS encoding DegT/DnrJ/EryC1/StrS family aminotransferase, protein MEYQIPLFQLNFNEDEIQAVADTIRSKWISTGPKCEELENLFIEMMNVKYAVSLSNCTDALHLACLTSGIQPGDEVLCPSLTFAASVNCIRYVGATPVFCDIVGPNHINIDPEDIKRKITSKTKAIIVVHMAGFPAKMDEIMSIAKEYDLKVIEDACHGPLSEYKGKKLGTIGDVATFSFFSNKNISTGEGGMLITNNEKIASKARLLRSHGMTTMSYQRAKGHATAYDIIDLGYNFRMDDIRASIGCVQMRKLQADLEKRVRVRSKYIEELSKIGGLIVPFADNTEFVSNYIMPVVLVNSTKDKRDKIRNRIHASGIQTSNHYPAIHKFSIYKDYGAVLPQTEYVADNEITLPMYADLTDEQIEFVTHTVDVAING, encoded by the coding sequence TGAATTTCAATGAAGATGAAATTCAGGCAGTAGCAGACACTATTCGTTCAAAATGGATATCTACAGGTCCTAAATGTGAAGAACTGGAGAATTTGTTTATTGAAATGATGAATGTGAAGTATGCAGTGAGTTTATCTAATTGTACAGACGCTTTGCATTTAGCTTGTCTAACTAGTGGCATTCAACCGGGAGATGAAGTACTTTGCCCTTCTTTGACTTTTGCTGCATCTGTCAATTGTATTCGATATGTGGGGGCAACACCTGTATTTTGTGATATTGTAGGTCCGAACCATATAAATATTGATCCGGAAGATATAAAAAGAAAAATAACTTCGAAAACAAAAGCTATTATCGTCGTTCACATGGCGGGTTTTCCTGCAAAAATGGATGAAATTATGTCCATAGCTAAAGAATATGACCTCAAAGTCATTGAAGATGCTTGCCATGGGCCGTTATCCGAATATAAAGGAAAAAAATTAGGTACAATTGGAGACGTAGCCACGTTTAGTTTCTTTTCGAATAAGAATATTAGCACTGGAGAAGGCGGGATGTTGATAACCAATAATGAAAAGATTGCATCTAAAGCCCGCTTACTTCGTTCACATGGTATGACCACAATGTCATATCAAAGAGCTAAAGGTCATGCTACCGCATACGACATCATTGATTTAGGTTACAACTTTCGTATGGATGATATACGTGCATCAATAGGTTGTGTTCAGATGCGGAAATTACAGGCTGATTTAGAGAAACGTGTTCGTGTCAGAAGCAAATATATTGAGGAACTTTCTAAAATAGGAGGGCTCATAGTCCCATTTGCAGATAATACAGAATTTGTTTCAAATTATATAATGCCGGTTGTTTTGGTTAACTCAACTAAAGATAAAAGGGACAAAATAAGAAATAGAATACATGCATCAGGTATTCAAACCAGCAACCATTATCCGGCAATACATAAATTCTCGATTTATAAAGATTATGGTGCAGTTTTACCTCAGACCGAATATGTTGCTGATAATGAAATAACATTGCCAATGTATGCCGATTTGACGGATGAACAGATTGAATTTGTAACTCACACTGTGGATGTTGCAATCAATGGATAA
- a CDS encoding acetyltransferase, with the protein MDNKVILVGGFHEIIELCEDNDIEIAGIIDNYLTNDTYWGYPIIGTDDKAKVLFETYKNVPVLITPDVPHVRYKLYHYYKSIGFQVASLISRDASISRSAIIGEGTIIQRGANLSSNIKIGQMVKVNTNANIMHDCLIGNYVTVAPNAVLLGKVEIDDKAYIGANATLLPSVKIGENVTVGAGSVVTKSVRPNTVVKGSPAK; encoded by the coding sequence ATGGATAACAAAGTAATATTAGTGGGTGGCTTCCATGAAATTATAGAGCTTTGTGAAGATAACGATATTGAAATAGCAGGTATAATTGATAACTATCTCACAAATGATACATATTGGGGATATCCGATCATAGGTACGGACGATAAAGCCAAAGTCTTGTTTGAAACATATAAGAATGTTCCGGTATTGATAACTCCGGATGTACCTCATGTTCGTTATAAGTTATACCATTATTATAAAAGTATTGGTTTCCAGGTGGCTTCATTAATCAGCCGGGATGCATCCATCTCCCGTAGTGCAATAATAGGTGAAGGAACAATAATACAGAGAGGTGCCAATCTCTCTTCAAATATCAAAATAGGACAGATGGTTAAAGTAAATACGAATGCCAATATTATGCATGACTGTCTAATCGGCAATTATGTTACTGTAGCGCCTAATGCTGTCTTATTAGGGAAAGTTGAGATTGATGACAAGGCTTATATTGGTGCTAATGCAACTTTATTGCCTTCAGTAAAAATAGGGGAAAATGTAACAGTGGGAGCAGGTTCTGTTGTTACAAAATCAGTCCGTCCTAATACTGTAGTAAAAGGTAGTCCCGCTAAATGA
- a CDS encoding sugar phosphate nucleotidyltransferase, with the protein MLLDKIQNLIIQSDISIFQSMKKMDEEKVKLLFVFRGDCFVGILTIGDIQRAIIKQNDTSMQINNILDQNKVFAYKGESLEIIKNKMIHLRAECMPILDSKGELVDVLFWKDLFIDEVRVDDRKIDLPVVIMAGGKGTRLKPLTNVIPKPLIPIGDKTILEAILDQFESIGCSKFYMSVNYKYDILKFYLAQLDHKYDIRFFKEDKPLGTIGSVSLLKDKISTPFFVSNCDIIIDQDYRDVYDYHINNSNDLTIVTAVKRTRIPYGVIETIENGLMTELIEKPEFTYMINSGVYILQPELINEIPENELFHITHLMEKVKSRGGKIGCFPVSEKSWTDIGEWNEYLKLLGI; encoded by the coding sequence ATGCTTCTTGATAAAATACAGAATCTAATCATTCAGTCTGATATTTCTATCTTTCAATCGATGAAGAAGATGGATGAAGAGAAAGTAAAGCTTCTATTTGTCTTTAGAGGAGATTGTTTTGTTGGAATTTTAACAATTGGAGATATCCAAAGGGCTATTATCAAACAAAATGATACAAGTATGCAAATAAATAATATCCTTGATCAGAATAAGGTATTTGCGTATAAAGGTGAAAGCCTTGAAATAATAAAGAATAAAATGATTCATTTACGTGCGGAATGCATGCCCATACTCGACAGTAAAGGTGAATTGGTTGATGTCTTGTTTTGGAAAGATTTGTTTATTGATGAAGTACGTGTGGATGACAGGAAAATAGATTTACCAGTAGTTATCATGGCAGGCGGTAAGGGCACGCGTTTAAAACCCCTCACAAATGTCATCCCTAAACCCTTAATCCCAATAGGAGATAAAACAATTCTTGAGGCAATTCTGGATCAATTTGAATCTATAGGTTGTAGTAAATTTTATATGTCAGTAAATTACAAATATGATATTTTAAAATTTTATCTGGCTCAGTTGGATCATAAATACGATATTCGTTTTTTTAAAGAGGATAAGCCATTGGGTACAATTGGAAGTGTTTCATTACTAAAAGATAAAATATCAACTCCTTTTTTTGTTTCTAACTGTGATATAATTATAGATCAGGATTATAGGGACGTATACGATTATCATATTAACAATAGTAATGATCTTACAATTGTTACGGCTGTTAAAAGAACACGTATTCCTTATGGGGTTATCGAAACTATTGAAAACGGATTAATGACTGAGTTGATTGAGAAGCCTGAATTTACCTATATGATTAATTCGGGAGTTTATATATTACAGCCTGAATTAATCAATGAAATTCCAGAAAATGAATTATTTCATATTACTCATCTTATGGAGAAAGTAAAAAGTAGAGGTGGTAAAATAGGGTGTTTTCCTGTCAGCGAAAAGTCATGGACTGATATTGGAGAATGGAACGAATATCTAAAGCTACTTGGAATCTAA
- a CDS encoding MOP flippase family protein produces the protein MAKTILEKTITGFKWTSTSTVISSIAKFLQIVILTRYLDKNDFGLVAIALLIISFTDIFLDMGISSAVMYRKNITKNEYSSLFWLNIVMGIILFFLLLISTPFIAEYYKLSELKYILPLLSLNLLFLSTSRLQRTIQQKEFRFKFVALIDIFSSCLMLLSAMILAVMDFGIYSLVFSTLIGTFFISIVYLILCFHIEKNVKLHFAFNDTKPFLSIGCYQIGSAVFDFFSRELDIILISNVYSLEMLGVYSLCKQLVLKIYYLINSILPKVVTPFLATIQSDVLLLKKTFLKLVQIISIINYPLFFIIAAFSPLILLIVYGRSYQEYWIILTILSVVYGINCTSTPVSSLQIALGRTDIGLKWTICRIILSCLLLGIGSCFNFNIFITFILFCTLVSVPLMVRMNLHKMISVNLVEYLTKQLFPLKVSFILTIIALLFQKIYTFSLFELFLGIILYIAIYLTICYIFRKKLFISLLRTIKNRKE, from the coding sequence GTGGCAAAGACAATTCTTGAAAAAACAATAACTGGATTTAAGTGGACAAGTACGAGTACAGTGATAAGCAGTATAGCTAAGTTCTTACAGATTGTGATTTTAACTCGTTATTTAGATAAAAATGATTTTGGCCTAGTTGCAATTGCATTACTTATAATATCATTTACAGATATTTTTTTAGATATGGGAATATCTTCAGCTGTGATGTATCGGAAAAATATTACAAAAAACGAGTATAGTTCTTTGTTTTGGTTAAATATTGTAATGGGAATCATTCTATTCTTTTTATTATTAATTTCTACCCCTTTTATTGCAGAATATTATAAATTGAGCGAATTGAAATATATATTACCTTTATTATCTTTAAATTTATTATTTCTATCAACTTCTCGTTTACAAAGAACTATCCAGCAAAAAGAATTTAGATTTAAATTTGTAGCCTTAATAGATATCTTTTCTTCATGTTTAATGCTTTTGTCTGCTATGATTTTAGCAGTAATGGATTTTGGTATTTATAGCCTTGTTTTTTCGACTTTGATAGGTACTTTTTTCATAAGTATAGTATATTTAATATTGTGTTTTCATATAGAAAAAAATGTTAAGTTGCATTTTGCATTTAATGATACTAAACCATTTTTATCTATAGGATGTTATCAAATAGGTTCAGCTGTTTTTGATTTTTTTAGTCGTGAATTAGATATTATATTGATCAGTAATGTGTATTCTTTAGAAATGCTAGGCGTTTATTCTTTGTGTAAGCAATTAGTATTAAAAATATATTATTTAATAAATAGCATATTGCCTAAAGTTGTAACTCCTTTTTTAGCTACAATACAAAGTGATGTATTATTACTCAAAAAAACTTTTTTGAAATTGGTGCAAATAATTTCTATTATTAATTATCCACTTTTTTTTATAATAGCTGCATTTTCTCCATTAATTTTGCTTATAGTGTATGGTAGATCTTATCAAGAATATTGGATTATTTTGACAATATTGTCCGTCGTATATGGTATTAATTGTACAAGTACACCTGTCAGTAGTTTGCAAATTGCATTAGGTAGAACTGACATTGGTCTGAAATGGACAATTTGCCGTATAATATTATCTTGTCTTTTGTTAGGAATTGGAAGTTGCTTTAACTTTAATATCTTTATTACATTTATTTTATTTTGTACTCTGGTTTCAGTACCTTTAATGGTTAGGATGAATTTACATAAAATGATATCCGTAAATTTAGTTGAATACCTTACAAAACAATTATTTCCTTTAAAAGTTTCTTTTATTCTAACAATAATAGCGTTGCTTTTTCAGAAAATATATACTTTTAGCTTATTTGAACTGTTTTTAGGAATAATTTTATATATAGCTATATATTTGACAATATGTTATATTTTTAGAAAGAAATTATTTATTTCTTTACTTAGAACTATTAAAAATAGGAAAGAATGA
- a CDS encoding glycosyltransferase — translation MKSKILIVGESTDNHVRRLLTHLNILDKEHQLDIDIFDLYFHSRETSFLCYKIYNTKHLFFRFLYKIKILRSLLNLLDVYISFLPILKHRYDLVNVHLWNRNSFFLYPFYRIISPKLMISPWGSDVYRINAFDKLIAKLCYHKVDYISVAPIKFRDDIATLFNVPDGKFVNLGFGSDTIDAINAQKKLSKEEAKKKLGLEDSYIITCGYNASISQNHHKLLDAIEKIQSQLPENLCLVFPFTYGGTELYKKEIKQRLETCGIHYIMYTNFLSLDKLVALRKSSDIFIHMQSSDAYSASVQEYLLCDTAVINATWLRYPTLEKYGKPYKQIDTFEQLPNSILEILSGDFPVISSKLKLEIINNGWNEKAKYWMNFYIERCAQKSNDKF, via the coding sequence ATGAAATCTAAGATTTTAATTGTAGGGGAGTCTACAGATAACCATGTTAGGCGGTTATTAACTCATCTCAATATTTTAGATAAAGAACATCAATTAGATATCGATATTTTTGATTTATATTTTCATTCTAGAGAAACCAGTTTTTTATGCTATAAAATATATAACACAAAACACTTGTTTTTTAGATTTTTATATAAAATAAAAATACTACGTTCATTGCTGAATTTGTTGGATGTTTATATTTCATTCTTACCTATTTTGAAACATCGTTATGATTTAGTTAATGTACATCTCTGGAATAGAAATTCTTTTTTTTTATATCCATTTTATAGAATAATAAGTCCTAAATTAATGATCTCTCCATGGGGAAGCGATGTCTATCGTATCAATGCTTTTGACAAACTGATAGCTAAATTATGTTATCATAAAGTTGATTACATTTCTGTTGCTCCTATTAAGTTTCGGGATGATATTGCGACGTTATTCAATGTACCGGATGGTAAATTTGTAAATTTAGGATTTGGTTCTGATACAATTGATGCTATTAATGCACAAAAAAAACTTTCGAAAGAAGAAGCTAAAAAGAAACTTGGGCTAGAAGATTCTTACATTATTACATGTGGCTATAATGCTTCTATTTCTCAGAATCATCATAAATTATTGGATGCAATAGAGAAAATCCAGTCGCAATTACCAGAAAATCTGTGTTTGGTTTTTCCTTTTACTTATGGCGGTACTGAACTCTATAAAAAAGAAATAAAACAGCGTCTTGAAACATGTGGCATTCATTATATTATGTATACAAACTTTCTTTCTTTAGATAAACTAGTTGCTTTAAGAAAATCATCAGATATCTTTATTCACATGCAGTCTAGTGATGCATATTCAGCGAGCGTTCAAGAATATCTGCTTTGTGATACTGCTGTAATTAATGCTACTTGGCTGAGATATCCTACTTTAGAAAAGTATGGAAAACCCTATAAACAGATTGACACATTTGAACAACTGCCAAACTCTATTTTAGAGATTTTGTCTGGAGATTTCCCAGTTATTTCTTCTAAATTGAAGTTGGAGATAATTAATAATGGTTGGAATGAAAAAGCGAAATACTGGATGAATTTTTATATTGAAAGATGCGCCCAGAAATCTAATGATAAATTTTGA
- a CDS encoding EpsG family protein, with protein MLGILLDSFRVNKNIKIVFIIWLYIFLCFGYMTGSDWRAYELQYQSADYYYYNATYEKGFYTLFYFLKLFISDFFITLAFLKCIYLYTLIRLFRQITPLWISSISILLPISLLFMLVDNPLRFMTSIIFLNIGLGYLLNGHTKKFLMIAVLAPFFHITTIFIVFILLLIKFDNIIFRSKRLILIVLFFIVSFAFSSTGPVSNLISQLIPQLELLGTKNFGSYSVEDNDAFFTIGSMINAFLFIIIVSFRNYIVEHNQQYGKKIYSYIIIYFFLFRILLIVPSGFRLVIPMGYFLSIAVAMLLKKGNLLKLLFVSYFMLLMSKSLWQGYVYLPYSNSIWYILTEHKQYSERDNNNINFYRQRTGNSL; from the coding sequence TTGTTAGGAATTCTTTTAGATAGCTTTCGTGTAAATAAAAATATAAAAATAGTTTTTATCATTTGGCTTTATATATTTTTATGTTTCGGTTATATGACTGGCTCTGACTGGAGAGCGTATGAACTGCAATACCAATCAGCAGATTACTACTATTATAATGCTACCTATGAGAAAGGTTTTTATACTTTATTCTATTTTCTTAAATTATTTATTAGTGATTTCTTTATCACATTAGCTTTTTTGAAATGCATATATTTATATACGTTAATTCGTTTGTTCCGACAAATAACTCCTCTTTGGATTTCTTCTATTTCAATTTTATTGCCAATAAGTTTATTATTTATGTTGGTAGATAATCCATTGAGGTTTATGACGTCAATTATTTTTTTGAATATAGGACTGGGATATTTACTGAATGGCCATACAAAAAAGTTTTTAATGATTGCTGTTTTAGCTCCATTTTTTCATATTACTACTATTTTTATTGTTTTCATTTTATTGTTGATTAAATTTGATAATATTATATTTCGCTCCAAAAGGCTTATACTTATTGTATTATTTTTTATAGTTTCTTTTGCTTTTAGTTCTACAGGCCCTGTATCTAACTTAATATCACAGCTTATTCCTCAACTTGAATTATTAGGAACCAAAAATTTTGGTTCTTATTCAGTCGAAGATAATGATGCTTTTTTCACTATTGGTTCAATGATAAATGCTTTTCTGTTTATAATTATTGTTTCATTTAGGAATTATATTGTTGAACACAACCAACAATATGGAAAGAAGATATACTCATATATTATAATTTATTTTTTTCTATTCAGAATATTATTGATTGTGCCTAGTGGCTTTAGATTAGTAATTCCTATGGGATATTTTTTGTCAATAGCGGTAGCAATGTTACTAAAGAAAGGTAATTTACTCAAGTTGCTTTTCGTTTCATATTTTATGCTTCTCATGTCAAAGTCATTGTGGCAAGGATATGTGTATTTACCATACTCAAATAGCATTTGGTATATATTAACAGAACATAAACAGTATAGTGAACGAGATAATAATAATATAAACTTTTATAGGCAGAGAACAGGTAATTCATTGTAA